One part of the Bdellovibrio bacteriovorus genome encodes these proteins:
- a CDS encoding agmatinase family protein: protein MSEKTVKFDPTTTISAEFGIFGIPMTEEESKVVLVPVPWEVTTSYGEGASRGPQIIRQASEQIDLFDIEVGKAYEVGYHMRDFPEDLCNMNDKFKAVAQELIGMRTNLSEDEAKMNKLAAQVNEACEEMTQWVYDQCSDVLKKGKLLGLVGGDHSTPLGAIRAVSDKYKGEFGVLHIDAHADLRTAYQGFKQSHASIMYNVMTDAKKPQKLVQVGIRDFCEEEYDFSNSREDIKTFYDLELKRRMLKGETWEQVCKDIIKELPQNVYISFDIDGLDPAFCPHTGTPVPGGLSVDQVFFLFREVHASGRKIVAFDLNEVSTGGLSEEEVEWDGNVGARILYKMCGWLVKSHA from the coding sequence ATGTCTGAAAAGACTGTGAAATTCGACCCGACGACCACCATTTCTGCAGAGTTCGGAATCTTCGGAATTCCCATGACAGAAGAAGAGTCCAAGGTCGTTCTTGTACCTGTTCCCTGGGAAGTCACAACCTCTTACGGTGAAGGCGCCTCCCGCGGGCCTCAGATCATCCGCCAAGCCAGTGAACAGATTGACCTTTTTGACATTGAAGTGGGCAAAGCCTACGAAGTCGGCTACCACATGCGCGACTTCCCGGAAGACCTGTGCAACATGAACGACAAGTTCAAGGCTGTGGCTCAGGAGCTGATCGGAATGCGAACCAACCTCAGCGAAGACGAAGCCAAAATGAACAAGCTGGCCGCTCAGGTGAATGAAGCCTGCGAAGAGATGACCCAATGGGTTTACGACCAGTGCTCTGACGTCCTGAAAAAAGGAAAGCTTCTGGGTCTGGTGGGTGGTGATCACTCCACCCCACTGGGAGCCATTCGCGCCGTCAGCGACAAATACAAAGGCGAGTTCGGCGTTCTACACATTGATGCTCACGCGGATCTGCGCACGGCTTATCAGGGCTTCAAGCAGTCCCACGCTTCCATTATGTATAATGTGATGACTGATGCTAAAAAGCCTCAGAAGCTGGTTCAGGTTGGCATCCGTGACTTCTGCGAGGAAGAATACGACTTCAGCAACTCCCGCGAAGACATCAAGACCTTCTACGACCTGGAACTGAAACGCCGCATGCTCAAAGGCGAAACCTGGGAACAAGTCTGCAAAGACATCATCAAAGAGCTTCCACAGAACGTGTACATCTCTTTTGATATCGACGGTCTGGATCCGGCCTTCTGCCCCCACACCGGCACTCCGGTTCCGGGCGGCTTGAGCGTGGATCAGGTCTTCTTCCTGTTCCGCGAAGTTCATGCTTCCGGCCGCAAGATCGTGGCTTTCGACCTGAATGAAGTTTCCACCGGCGGCCTTTCTGAAGAGGAAGTTGAATGGGACGGCAACGTGGGCGCGCGCATTTTGTATAAAATGTGCGGCTGGCTGGTGAAGAGCCATGCTTAA
- a CDS encoding arsenate reductase family protein, producing MLKVYEYAKCSTCVKALKFLDGKKVKYDKLPIVDKAPSQKELKEMLSALKERGGSIRNLFNTSGVMYKEMKLSEKLPSMTEAEALKLLSENGKLVKRPFVIGDDTHLVGFKEDEWKKVF from the coding sequence ATGCTTAAGGTTTACGAGTACGCGAAGTGCTCCACCTGCGTAAAGGCTTTGAAGTTTCTGGATGGGAAAAAGGTCAAGTACGACAAGCTTCCCATCGTCGACAAAGCCCCTTCTCAGAAAGAGCTGAAAGAAATGCTTTCTGCACTGAAAGAGCGTGGAGGCAGCATCCGCAACCTGTTTAACACCTCAGGTGTGATGTACAAGGAAATGAAATTAAGCGAAAAGCTTCCTTCCATGACGGAAGCAGAAGCACTCAAGCTTCTTTCTGAAAACGGCAAGCTGGTGAAGCGTCCGTTCGTCATCGGCGACGACACTCATCTGGTCGGATTTAAAGAAGATGAATGGAAAAAAGTTTTCTAA
- the dinB gene encoding DNA polymerase IV, with the protein MRKIIHIDMDCFYAAVEVKYRPELKGKPLGIGGPPNTRSVLCTASYEARKFGVRSAMPSSQAVRLCPQLVLIPPHFDLYKAESRKVREIMERFTNKIEPLSLDEAYLDVTECEQFGGSATLIAQEIRRLIFTELNLTASAGVAPNKFLAKIASDWKKPNGQFVVRPQDVETFVKDLPVEKIFGVGKVTAQKMHDLGLRTCGDIQKYTVLELSHWFGSRAAELYDFSRGIDHREVITEWERKSLTVEETYNRDLPTLQDCLKTLPSLYEDFVRRMDRGQYHDRIKGLVIKLKFFDFKQTTHEEVISELPMLQDFERLLEKAWNRRGVPVRLVGLGVRLGTQKKSSSESDSSQLKFAI; encoded by the coding sequence ATGAGGAAGATCATTCACATCGACATGGACTGCTTTTACGCGGCTGTGGAGGTGAAGTACCGTCCTGAGCTTAAGGGGAAGCCCTTGGGAATCGGCGGACCACCGAACACCCGCAGTGTGCTGTGCACCGCGAGCTATGAAGCCCGCAAGTTCGGCGTGCGTTCGGCGATGCCTTCTTCGCAAGCGGTACGTCTGTGCCCGCAGTTGGTTTTGATTCCTCCACATTTTGACTTATATAAAGCTGAAAGCCGCAAAGTCCGTGAAATCATGGAAAGATTCACGAACAAGATTGAGCCTTTGTCCCTGGATGAAGCCTATCTGGATGTGACGGAGTGTGAGCAGTTCGGTGGCAGTGCCACCTTGATTGCGCAGGAAATCCGTCGTTTGATCTTCACCGAACTGAACCTGACGGCGTCCGCCGGGGTGGCCCCGAACAAGTTTCTGGCCAAGATCGCCAGTGACTGGAAAAAGCCCAACGGGCAGTTCGTGGTCCGACCTCAGGATGTGGAAACTTTTGTGAAGGACCTGCCGGTTGAAAAGATCTTCGGAGTGGGCAAAGTCACCGCCCAGAAGATGCATGATCTGGGGCTTCGCACGTGTGGTGATATTCAGAAATACACCGTCCTTGAATTGTCGCATTGGTTTGGATCGCGCGCGGCGGAGCTTTATGATTTTTCCCGCGGCATAGATCATCGCGAAGTGATCACCGAGTGGGAGCGCAAATCGCTGACGGTGGAGGAAACTTACAACAGGGATCTTCCCACGTTGCAGGATTGTTTAAAGACGTTGCCGTCACTTTACGAGGACTTTGTGCGCCGGATGGATCGTGGTCAGTATCACGATCGCATCAAGGGTCTGGTGATCAAACTGAAGTTCTTCGATTTCAAACAAACCACGCATGAAGAAGTCATCAGCGAGCTTCCCATGTTGCAGGATTTTGAACGCCTGCTGGAAAAGGCCTGGAATCGCCGGGGTGTGCCGGTGCGCCTGGTGGGTCTGGGTGTTCGCTTGGGCACTCAAAAGAAATCTTCCTCGGAATCCGATTCTTCTCAGTTGAAGTTTGCCATTTAG
- a CDS encoding lysophospholipid acyltransferase family protein gives MEAIQAGLRGVLKLTVFVLIILTFMLWSYVCHLVVRDPQKRLQRFSKNTRFFSGLILKVFNLDLTVINKPADDQKCLIVSNHMGFVDILMLASCNPMLFVTSNEMRETPFLGLLTEMGGCIYVERRSRTKILDEMKSIVNALRAGFRVVLYPEATSTNGERVLPFKKTLMMAAAQAGVPIQPVVINFREVNGEEFSLKWRDHLCWYGDIPFATSMWKSAVLRSVKGEIEFLEPIYSTPEDDRGLIADKAHAAISAKFVPVKGLPAEPQPPAEMQADPT, from the coding sequence GTGGAAGCGATTCAAGCTGGACTCCGCGGAGTCCTAAAACTTACTGTCTTTGTTCTGATTATCCTGACATTCATGTTGTGGTCGTACGTCTGCCATTTGGTGGTGCGCGACCCGCAGAAAAGACTGCAGCGCTTTTCTAAAAACACGCGCTTTTTCTCGGGCCTGATTCTGAAGGTTTTCAATCTGGATCTGACTGTCATCAACAAACCTGCGGATGATCAGAAGTGTTTGATCGTTTCCAATCATATGGGCTTTGTTGATATTCTGATGCTGGCGTCCTGCAACCCGATGCTGTTTGTGACTTCCAATGAAATGCGCGAAACCCCGTTCCTGGGTCTTTTGACTGAGATGGGTGGTTGCATTTACGTTGAGCGCCGCAGTCGCACGAAGATCCTGGATGAAATGAAGTCCATCGTGAATGCCCTGCGTGCGGGATTCCGTGTGGTGCTTTATCCGGAAGCGACCTCCACCAATGGTGAACGTGTGTTGCCGTTTAAGAAAACCCTGATGATGGCGGCGGCGCAGGCCGGTGTGCCGATTCAGCCGGTGGTGATCAACTTCCGCGAAGTGAATGGTGAAGAGTTCAGCCTGAAATGGCGTGATCATCTTTGCTGGTATGGTGACATTCCCTTTGCGACCTCGATGTGGAAGTCTGCGGTTTTGAGGTCTGTAAAAGGTGAGATCGAGTTCCTGGAACCGATTTACTCGACCCCGGAAGATGACCGTGGTCTGATCGCCGACAAAGCCCACGCGGCGATCTCGGCCAAGTTCGTTCCGGTGAAAGGTCTTCCTGCCGAACCCCAGCCTCCAGCCGAGATGCAGGCAGATCCGACTTGA
- a CDS encoding GNAT family N-acetyltransferase, with the protein MINSLAYASLERVSTNLQSFYQLRLNRIHKFKAKIHIQSDVGPFEIKTVTDVEELKEALTLRYEVFHREMQGKRNPTGVDVDEFDFDCDHLIIKEKRSNRIVGTYRMNCSLFTDEFYSGKEFMMNGILAQPGVKLELGRACIHKDFRRGVLISLLWRGIAEYMAASDSKMLFGCATVKTDDPRDAALLTRYFEEEGRIVPGLRTRPTLAYTMPMLNHFLEEVRSPLTEIQRAQAEELLPPLCRAYLKAGAYIGGEPAWDREFQCIDFLTILHREDLNRTLWKRFKLDSAES; encoded by the coding sequence ATGATCAACTCACTGGCTTACGCAAGTCTTGAGCGTGTTTCCACGAATCTGCAGTCTTTCTATCAACTGCGTCTGAATCGTATTCATAAATTCAAAGCTAAAATACATATTCAGTCTGACGTCGGTCCTTTTGAAATCAAGACCGTCACGGATGTGGAAGAGCTGAAAGAGGCACTGACCCTGAGATACGAAGTCTTCCACCGCGAAATGCAGGGTAAAAGAAACCCGACAGGGGTGGACGTTGATGAATTCGACTTTGACTGCGACCATCTGATCATCAAGGAAAAACGCAGCAACCGCATCGTTGGCACTTATCGAATGAATTGTTCGTTGTTCACGGACGAGTTTTATTCCGGCAAAGAGTTCATGATGAACGGGATTCTGGCTCAGCCGGGTGTGAAGCTGGAGCTGGGCCGTGCCTGCATTCACAAGGATTTCCGCCGCGGGGTTTTGATCTCGCTTTTGTGGCGCGGAATTGCCGAATACATGGCGGCCTCAGATTCCAAGATGCTTTTTGGTTGCGCGACGGTGAAGACGGATGATCCCCGCGATGCGGCCCTGTTGACTCGGTACTTTGAAGAGGAAGGGCGTATTGTGCCGGGGCTTCGCACCCGACCGACGCTGGCCTACACGATGCCGATGCTGAATCACTTTTTAGAAGAAGTCCGAAGCCCTCTCACGGAGATTCAGAGAGCCCAGGCTGAGGAACTTCTTCCTCCTTTGTGCCGCGCCTATTTGAAAGCCGGCGCATATATCGGCGGGGAGCCGGCATGGGATCGTGAATTCCAGTGCATTGACTTCTTGACGATTCTTCATCGGGAAGATTTAAATAGGACCCTGTGGAAGCGATTCAAGCTGGACTCCGCGGAGTCCTAA
- a CDS encoding L-threonylcarbamoyladenylate synthase: MMTPNEALAKAKIILEEGGVIGFPTETVYGLAARIDIPSAIEKIFTTKERPFFDPLIVHVASIEQAKKVTAFWGPASQTLAEAFWPGPLTLVLPRDPSVNAMITSGLESVGIRMPNHPLALELLQQVGVPLAAPSANKFGRTSPTSASHVRVEFKNENVFVVDGGDCEIGIESTVLLVRHRPEGVVLSILRRGHILKSDLARVLEDKGLKYEFIEQVDKRESPGHMKHHYMPPVPMVVCLEPSRSPESVLKEVNEKIGELPDEIESIKIIKPKAGIHSCEILKLSEDPLLATREFYGHLREVAARGKDCILFYREPHQTGERWESLFDRLNKAASLIV, encoded by the coding sequence ATGATGACGCCGAACGAGGCCTTGGCCAAAGCCAAAATCATTCTGGAAGAAGGGGGAGTCATCGGCTTCCCCACTGAGACCGTTTACGGTCTGGCGGCCCGTATTGACATCCCTTCGGCCATCGAAAAGATCTTTACCACCAAAGAGCGTCCGTTTTTTGATCCTTTGATTGTGCATGTGGCGTCCATTGAACAAGCCAAGAAGGTCACGGCCTTCTGGGGCCCGGCGTCCCAGACCTTGGCTGAAGCTTTCTGGCCAGGTCCGTTGACTCTGGTTCTGCCAAGGGATCCTTCTGTAAATGCGATGATCACTTCGGGTCTTGAATCTGTGGGAATTCGTATGCCGAATCATCCGCTGGCGCTGGAACTGCTGCAGCAGGTGGGCGTTCCTTTGGCGGCACCCAGTGCGAACAAGTTCGGTCGCACTTCGCCGACGTCGGCTTCGCACGTGCGTGTGGAATTCAAAAATGAAAATGTTTTTGTGGTTGATGGTGGCGATTGTGAAATCGGCATCGAATCCACAGTGCTGCTGGTCCGTCACCGCCCGGAAGGTGTGGTGCTGTCCATTCTTCGTCGCGGGCATATTCTGAAGTCAGATCTGGCGCGTGTTCTGGAAGACAAGGGACTTAAGTACGAGTTCATCGAACAGGTGGACAAGCGTGAATCTCCGGGTCACATGAAACATCACTATATGCCGCCTGTCCCGATGGTGGTGTGTCTGGAGCCTTCCCGCAGCCCGGAAAGCGTGCTGAAGGAAGTGAATGAAAAGATCGGCGAACTGCCGGATGAGATTGAAAGTATCAAGATCATCAAACCCAAAGCGGGCATTCATTCCTGTGAAATCCTGAAGCTGTCTGAAGACCCTCTGCTGGCAACCCGTGAATTCTATGGTCACTTGCGTGAAGTGGCAGCGCGTGGAAAAGACTGCATCCTGTTCTATCGCGAACCCCATCAGACGGGCGAACGCTGGGAATCTCTGTTTGACCGCTTGAATAAAGCGGCCTCTTTGATTGTTTAG
- a CDS encoding ABC transporter permease: MIFRLACRELLRSWRFGLFFIFNLSLGLTGFVSLQAFNVALETEIQANAKSILSADLAVAARRELTEDEARKMRELVPAGATEGKIYEFFAMLSSSKGSRLVLVKAVDQAYPFYGELDLESGRQITAGSDNKDILSAPKAWIYPELKSQLGLDVGDEIQLGQLKLNISDVVKKDATQTFRMASLAPRVFVNRELLPQSGLLQYGSTFSLAHLFKLPETTDHKLVRDQLYNVLTDPQINVETPETAGEDSGRQLGYLSDYLGLVAIVALFMSALGAAYIYRLFLSTRMKEIAILRTLGLQSGEAVSVYILQASMLGLLATIPTMLFSLLVLPLLSKLLANFTPFDLSPTVTPEAFLICLLMAVFGSFVVSIPFLMKIFDLRAAKLFSEEKFAVGEGQRRYWTFLPCVALFYALSVYQAHSWKIGSLFVGSMVAVVLALLLIGYGTVKMAGWIRGLNRWFLKFSFLSLSRRAGASLAIFVALGLGALLINILPQLKNSLQAEFQMDANSKIPSLFMFDIQDEQWTGLEKILADREVKPLGRSPLVRARILKVNDQDYERKLETQGFKTREEEREARFRNRGMNLSFREGLSDSEIMIDGRPFSGPFDPEKQKRAELSVETRFADRMGFKIGDVLVFDVQGVEVEGEIINLRKVKWTSFQPNFFILVQNGVLNEAPKSWIAAIPFLPDQQRSELQNAIAKEFSNVSVIDVVRTVDDVLRTAEKMSWSLELMAGLALLTGYIVLFSIVRSQIKLRRWELNMLKILGASWGEVASFILTEFAFLAFIASFFGAALSVVVSFALNTFIFESDFKFSLVQPLLSVVIITVLSLVISLLASLDIVRESALSILREEK; encoded by the coding sequence ATGATTTTCCGACTTGCTTGCCGGGAGCTTCTGCGTAGCTGGCGCTTTGGGCTCTTTTTCATATTCAATCTAAGTCTTGGGCTGACGGGCTTCGTGTCCCTGCAGGCCTTTAATGTGGCGCTGGAAACTGAAATTCAGGCCAATGCCAAATCCATTCTTTCCGCGGATCTGGCCGTGGCGGCACGCCGCGAGCTGACCGAGGACGAAGCCAGGAAAATGCGGGAACTGGTTCCCGCCGGGGCCACCGAAGGCAAGATCTATGAATTCTTTGCGATGTTAAGTTCGTCCAAGGGTTCAAGACTGGTTTTGGTCAAAGCCGTGGATCAGGCCTATCCGTTTTATGGGGAGCTTGATCTTGAATCCGGCCGCCAGATCACCGCAGGCAGTGACAACAAAGATATTCTTTCAGCGCCCAAAGCGTGGATTTATCCCGAGCTGAAGTCCCAACTGGGACTGGATGTTGGGGATGAGATTCAACTGGGTCAACTGAAGCTTAATATTTCTGATGTTGTAAAAAAAGACGCGACCCAAACTTTCCGAATGGCCAGTCTGGCGCCAAGAGTTTTTGTGAACCGCGAACTCTTGCCGCAGTCAGGTCTTTTGCAGTACGGAAGCACGTTCTCGCTGGCGCACTTGTTTAAGCTGCCAGAAACCACGGATCACAAGCTGGTGCGAGATCAGCTTTATAATGTTTTGACCGATCCGCAGATTAATGTCGAAACCCCTGAAACGGCGGGTGAAGATTCCGGCCGTCAACTGGGTTATTTGTCTGACTATCTGGGCCTGGTGGCGATCGTAGCGCTGTTTATGTCGGCGCTGGGAGCGGCCTACATCTATCGTCTGTTCCTGTCGACCCGCATGAAAGAAATCGCCATTTTGCGCACGCTGGGTCTGCAAAGTGGCGAGGCGGTGAGTGTTTATATTCTGCAGGCCTCCATGCTGGGGCTGTTGGCGACCATTCCGACGATGCTGTTCAGTCTGCTGGTGTTGCCTTTGCTCAGTAAACTGCTGGCGAACTTCACGCCGTTTGATCTAAGTCCCACGGTGACGCCGGAAGCGTTCTTGATTTGTCTTTTGATGGCGGTGTTTGGCAGCTTCGTGGTCAGTATCCCGTTCCTGATGAAGATCTTTGATCTGCGTGCGGCGAAACTGTTCAGTGAAGAAAAGTTTGCGGTGGGCGAAGGACAGCGTCGCTATTGGACATTCCTGCCTTGTGTGGCTTTGTTCTATGCCCTTTCAGTGTACCAGGCTCATTCCTGGAAAATCGGCAGTCTGTTTGTCGGATCAATGGTCGCCGTGGTGCTGGCGCTGCTTTTGATCGGTTATGGGACAGTTAAAATGGCTGGCTGGATACGGGGCTTGAACCGCTGGTTCCTGAAATTCAGCTTCTTAAGTCTGTCCCGCCGGGCGGGGGCGAGCCTTGCGATCTTTGTGGCGCTGGGCTTGGGGGCTTTGCTGATCAATATCCTGCCGCAGTTGAAAAACTCATTGCAGGCGGAATTCCAAATGGATGCCAACAGCAAGATCCCGTCTCTGTTTATGTTCGATATTCAGGATGAACAATGGACGGGTCTGGAAAAGATTCTGGCGGACCGTGAAGTGAAACCTTTGGGCCGATCTCCGCTGGTGCGCGCGCGCATCTTGAAGGTGAACGATCAGGACTATGAAAGAAAGCTCGAAACCCAAGGGTTTAAAACCCGGGAAGAAGAGCGTGAAGCCCGTTTCCGCAACCGGGGGATGAACCTGTCTTTCCGTGAAGGGCTTTCTGATTCCGAAATCATGATTGATGGCCGGCCGTTCTCGGGTCCCTTTGATCCGGAAAAACAAAAGCGCGCCGAACTCTCGGTGGAAACCCGCTTTGCAGATCGCATGGGCTTTAAGATTGGTGATGTGCTGGTCTTTGATGTGCAGGGTGTGGAAGTGGAAGGCGAAATCATCAACCTGCGCAAGGTGAAGTGGACAAGCTTCCAGCCGAATTTCTTTATTCTGGTGCAAAACGGCGTCTTGAACGAGGCCCCGAAAAGCTGGATTGCGGCGATTCCGTTCCTGCCGGATCAGCAAAGATCTGAATTGCAAAACGCCATTGCCAAAGAATTTTCCAACGTGTCTGTGATTGATGTTGTGCGCACGGTGGATGATGTCCTAAGGACCGCCGAAAAAATGAGCTGGTCCCTGGAGCTGATGGCGGGTCTGGCGCTTTTGACCGGATACATCGTGTTGTTCTCGATTGTGCGCAGTCAGATCAAGCTGCGCCGTTGGGAGCTGAACATGTTAAAAATCCTCGGTGCCAGTTGGGGGGAAGTCGCCAGCTTCATTCTGACGGAATTTGCTTTCCTGGCATTTATCGCATCGTTCTTCGGGGCGGCCCTCAGCGTGGTGGTGAGCTTTGCTCTGAATACGTTCATCTTTGAAAGTGATTTCAAGTTCTCGCTGGTACAGCCGCTGCTGTCGGTGGTGATTATCACCGTTTTAAGTCTGGTGATTTCACTGCTGGCCAGTCTGGATATCGTCCGGGAAAGTGCTTTAAGCATCCTGCGCGAAGAAAAATAG
- a CDS encoding ABC transporter ATP-binding protein produces the protein MSLILKDVRKGFLQGESEIQVLKGLNVTIQPGQVVSVVGQSGSGKSTLLSILAGLERADSGEILVDNINLTPMSEQQMTLFRAQNIAVVFQQYHLIAHLTAVENVMLALEILKMENPKARAEEALKELGLGHRLNHFPSQLSGGECQRVAIARALVVKPKILLADEPSGNLDIHTGDKVMDVFFDVVRKHKITTLLVTHSEALAKKCERTLRLEEGQLKEA, from the coding sequence GTGAGTTTGATCCTGAAAGATGTTAGAAAAGGTTTCCTGCAAGGGGAGTCCGAGATTCAGGTGCTGAAAGGCCTTAACGTCACCATCCAGCCGGGACAGGTTGTTTCCGTCGTGGGTCAGTCTGGCAGTGGCAAGTCCACTTTGCTTTCAATTCTTGCGGGGCTGGAGCGCGCTGACAGCGGCGAGATTCTGGTCGACAATATCAATCTGACCCCGATGAGCGAACAGCAAATGACTTTGTTCCGCGCCCAGAACATCGCCGTCGTGTTTCAACAGTACCATCTGATTGCCCATTTGACGGCAGTGGAAAACGTGATGCTGGCGCTGGAAATTCTGAAAATGGAAAATCCCAAAGCCCGTGCTGAAGAAGCACTAAAAGAACTGGGCCTGGGGCATCGTCTGAATCACTTCCCAAGTCAGTTGAGCGGGGGCGAGTGTCAGCGTGTGGCGATTGCGCGGGCCTTGGTGGTGAAGCCCAAAATTCTTCTGGCTGATGAACCCAGTGGAAACCTGGACATCCATACAGGTGATAAAGTCATGGATGTGTTTTTTGATGTGGTTCGCAAACACAAGATCACCACGCTGCTTGTCACTCACAGTGAAGCTTTGGCGAAAAAATGTGAACGTACCTTGCGCCTTGAAGAAGGCCAGTTGAAGGAAGCCTAA
- a CDS encoding arylesterase — MRPFLFFLILLCSSLSFAQKKLVVLGDSLTEGYGVAKDAAFPAVLEKKLHEAGKKEWTIINAGVSGSTTASGLSRMKWVFKSKPDVVLLALGANDGLRGLKVEDSEKHLAQSIEYAQSQKVKVILGGLYMPPNYGKDYTDKFKKMYESLAKKYKLTFIPFILDKVAGNPKYNLADGIHPNEEGHKIIADNVFSVLKGAL; from the coding sequence ATGAGACCTTTTTTATTTTTCCTCATTCTTCTTTGCAGTTCTCTTTCCTTTGCACAAAAAAAACTGGTCGTTCTGGGTGATTCGCTCACCGAAGGATATGGCGTTGCCAAAGACGCGGCCTTCCCGGCGGTTCTTGAAAAGAAACTTCATGAGGCCGGCAAAAAAGAATGGACCATCATCAATGCCGGGGTCAGTGGTTCCACCACCGCCTCGGGGTTGAGTCGCATGAAGTGGGTGTTCAAGTCAAAACCCGATGTGGTGCTTCTGGCTTTGGGGGCGAATGATGGTTTGCGCGGTCTGAAAGTCGAAGACAGCGAAAAGCATCTGGCTCAGTCCATCGAATATGCGCAGTCACAAAAGGTGAAAGTGATCCTGGGTGGTCTGTACATGCCCCCGAATTACGGCAAAGACTACACCGACAAATTCAAAAAAATGTACGAGTCACTGGCCAAGAAATACAAACTGACTTTCATTCCCTTCATTCTGGACAAGGTGGCGGGAAATCCAAAATACAATCTGGCCGATGGGATTCATCCCAACGAAGAAGGTCACAAGATAATCGCAGACAATGTGTTTTCAGTTCTAAAGGGGGCGTTGTGA
- a CDS encoding RNA recognition motif domain-containing protein has translation MAKKLYVGNLPYSVDDEALHQHFAQFGAVDSAKVIMDRETGRSKGFGFVEMSDDSAADQAIERGNGIELGGRPINISEARPQAPREGGPRRGGFGGGRGGGGGERRGGFGGGGRGGPR, from the coding sequence GTGGCTAAGAAACTTTATGTAGGCAACCTGCCTTATTCTGTAGATGATGAGGCACTTCACCAACACTTCGCACAGTTCGGTGCGGTAGATTCAGCAAAAGTGATCATGGACAGAGAAACTGGTCGCTCTAAAGGCTTCGGCTTTGTAGAGATGTCCGATGATTCTGCTGCTGATCAAGCTATCGAAAGAGGCAACGGTATTGAATTGGGCGGTCGTCCGATCAATATCTCTGAGGCTCGTCCTCAGGCTCCTCGCGAAGGCGGTCCACGTCGTGGCGGCTTCGGTGGTGGTCGCGGCGGTGGCGGCGGCGAAAGACGCGGTGGCTTCGGCGGCGGTGGTCGCGGTGGTCCTCGCTAA
- a CDS encoding YajQ family cyclic di-GMP-binding protein yields MPSFDIVSEIDVQEVDNAVNQARKEIEARYDFKGSKAELQWDKKEMVLLAEDDYKIGAMAGILQTKLHRRGIDIKAIKFEKIEEAGGRMLRQKVTLVQGIDREIAKDIIKLIKDSKLKVQPQVADDKLKVTSKSIDELQECISLVRGGNFPLPLQFNNMRA; encoded by the coding sequence ATGCCTTCGTTTGATATTGTTTCTGAGATTGATGTTCAGGAAGTGGACAACGCCGTAAATCAGGCGCGTAAAGAGATTGAAGCTCGTTACGATTTCAAAGGCAGCAAGGCTGAGCTTCAATGGGATAAAAAAGAAATGGTCCTTCTGGCGGAGGATGATTACAAAATTGGGGCGATGGCCGGGATTCTGCAAACCAAATTGCATCGTCGTGGGATTGATATCAAAGCGATTAAATTCGAAAAGATCGAAGAGGCTGGTGGCAGAATGCTTCGCCAGAAGGTCACTTTGGTACAGGGAATTGACCGCGAGATCGCCAAGGATATCATTAAATTGATTAAGGATTCCAAGCTGAAAGTGCAGCCTCAGGTTGCAGATGATAAATTGAAAGTGACGTCAAAAAGTATTGATGAGCTTCAAGAATGCATCAGTCTGGTGCGTGGTGGAAACTTCCCTCTTCCCTTACAATTTAATAATATGCGCGCTTAA
- a CDS encoding FKBP-type peptidyl-prolyl cis-trans isomerase, with protein MKRVLAFNYVLKGPDGTVLDASERNQPLPFLEGAGQIIPKLEEEIKDLQEGDKKTVKLAAKDAYGEVKENMFMDVPKAELAHLPQLEVGAHLRLELGQGAHIVRVTKITDEAVTLDGNHPLAGQDLEFAIEMVLIREATAEEVLHGHPHGLHGNSGH; from the coding sequence ATGAAAAGAGTCTTGGCATTTAACTACGTTCTTAAAGGACCTGACGGCACTGTATTGGACGCTTCCGAGCGCAACCAACCACTTCCTTTCCTTGAAGGTGCTGGCCAAATCATTCCGAAATTGGAAGAAGAAATCAAAGACCTGCAAGAGGGCGATAAAAAAACTGTGAAGCTGGCGGCGAAAGACGCTTACGGCGAAGTTAAAGAAAACATGTTCATGGATGTTCCTAAAGCTGAGCTTGCACACCTTCCACAATTGGAAGTGGGTGCTCACCTGCGTTTGGAGCTGGGCCAAGGCGCTCACATCGTTCGTGTGACAAAAATCACTGACGAAGCAGTCACCCTGGATGGCAATCACCCATTGGCTGGTCAGGATCTTGAGTTTGCAATCGAGATGGTTTTGATTCGTGAGGCGACGGCGGAAGAAGTTCTGCATGGACACCCGCACGGCCTACACGGCAACAGTGGCCACTAG